The nucleotide sequence ACGTTTCGCTAGTTTCTTAAATCGTTTTCTCGAAAGGTTTGATTGAAGCACATCAGTCCTTAAGCGAGGCGACAGTTACGAGCAAGTTTAACATCAAGCGGCTAGTTCGAATGTATATACAAATCATATACACGcgtattttcatatttcatcaaATAAGCAACTTCTGGTTCATATTTGGAAAATATTACATAAGTGAACTGGAACACAGCCATTCTGTAAAACGAGGAGAGGTGGTGCTTTGACTAGAGTTTAAGATGTGTATTGCAGTCGTAATCATTACTGTTTTACTCGTGTTTACTTAAACGTGACTGGGAGAGATCTTAGTGACACTTCAAGGAGGTTTGTGATGGCCATGagcatgttcatttcagcaagTCTTTTCCTGTTCCACACCTCATTTAATAGGTTCCACCTCTGCGTTTTATGTGTATTTAACAATGTGTATTGTTTTGCTTACATATTTGTGCCTAAACTGTTTCACCATAAACAAGCCTTGCATAGAGCAACTTTCTCCGTATTGTTTTTAAGACTCATATTTGCCCACGGTTGAAAGCAGTCGGATTGATTGTAACAATGAACGACATTCAAGATAGTGATTCTGTCAGTGGAGACGAGCATGTTTGAACCTTTCAGCTGCTTTGCCACATCGCAACTTGCAAACAAACCCTGCCCTGCTGACCAACAGGGCCAGTACTGTCTCAATAATGCCTCGCAGAAATGATTTTATATGCTTGAACctgaaaatgaatgtgtgactgCTGAGAATACTGaaataaccatgtttttgtccTCCTTGTAATTAAAGAGAATGGGGACTGAACCTGGCCCAGTCCAAATCGTGAAAGTCAATAAAGAGAATCACTCCTTTGATCTGGATACAAAGGCGCTTAGTCGAATCCTGTTGGCACCTGAGGTTCGCGATAAAAATGTGGTGGTACTGTCTGTCGCCGGTGCCTTCCGAAAGGGGAAAAGTTTTCTTTTGGATTTCATGCTCCGATACATGTATAGGAATATGAAGGTTAGTGAGTACTGTTCTGTATAATCTGCACCTCCTGTTGTTGCACTTAAACCTACTTTCTATGTATATTCTGTTCAACTGTCCTTATTTTTGTCCCCAACAGGCTGGTCAGGACTGGCTTGGGCAGGAGAATGAGCCTCTGACAGGGTTCTCCTGGCGAGGAGGCTCAGAGCCAGAAACCACTGGCATCCAGCTATGGAGCGAAGTCTTtgttgtgcagaagaaggaTGGAAGTGAGGTAAGAACCACTCACTGATCActgtatttgtgcatgttttgAGATATAattacttgaaaatgtatttagacATTAGAACTGACTACACTTGGCTCTTACctgtttttattagaaatgtattttgtcatcattttgaaatatacactcacctaaaggattattaggaacacctgttcaatttctcattaatgcaattatctaatcaaccaatcacatggcagttgcttcaatgcatttaggggtgtggtcctggtcaagacaatctcctgaactccaaactgaatgtcagaatgggaaagaaaggtgatttaagcaattttgagcgtggcatggttgttggtgccagacgggccggtctgagtatttcacaatctgctcagttactgggattttcacgcacaaccatttctagggtttacaaagaatggtgtgaaaagggaaaaacatccagtatgcggcagtcctgtgggcgaaaatgccttgttgatgctagaggtcagaggagaatgggccgactgattcaagctgatagaagagcaactttgactgaaataaccactcgttacaaccgaggtatgcagcaaagcatttgtgaagccacaacacgcacaaccttgaggcagatgggctacaacagcagaagaccccaccgggtaccactcatctccactacaaataggaaaaagaggctacaatttgcacgagctcaccaaaattggacagttgaagactggaaaaatgttgcctggtctgatgagtctcgatttctgttgagacattcaaatggtagagtcagaatttggcgtaaacagaatgagaacatggatccatcatgccttgttaccactgtgcaggctggtggtggtggtgtaatggtgtgggggatgttttcttggcacactttaggccccttagtgccaattgggcatcgtttaaatgccacggcctacctgagcattgtttctgaccatgtccatccctttatgaccaccatgtacccatcctctaatggctacttccagcaggataatgcaccatgtcacaaagctcgaatcatttcaaattggtttcttgaacatgacaatgagttcactgtactagaatggcccccacagtcaccagatctcaacccgatagaacatctttgggatgtggtggaacgggagcttcgtgccctggatgtgcatcccacaaatctccatcaactgcaagatgctatcctatcaatatgggccaacatttctaaagaatgctttcagcaccttgttgaatcaatgccacgtagaattaaggcagttctgaaggcgaaagggggtcaaacaccgtattagtatggtgttcctaataatcctttaggtgagtgtatatatgaagagtttggttccaaaatgagataatcatgttttttttactgtgcattccaattaatatcaatcaaactgcagttgctttgttttgatttaaaccattATATCTatgaaaatacagctaactcacacaataaaaacatgatttttgaatatatatatatattatatagggATATATAtagggatatatatatatatagggatATTATTTAGTATTAACTAAAGATGCAccaatactaaatttctccaatACCGATAGCAGATTATTCTGCCTATATCGattcatttatacatttggcagtgaattacaagtaggagagcatataaatgCCATATCGATACCGATTCCGAATATAACGTTAATATTTCtaaacttttttatgtttttaattttctaatgttattcattcatataatCGGGGATGTACATAAGTGGTGCGCACATGCGCACGTGCGACCAAAATTAcaaatgcgctctgtaaataagtttagaacgctcatttgcgtactgacatggttgaaaccttttgatgcacaatcactgttttagaccgactaaatgtaatactggataagatttccgtttgtactgaatgctgccaaatccactgatatctcgtttgttcccggtgttaaacgggacctgggtgtaaatgatgaaaaacggagtattggtagctccgcctttgttggttctgctttcgttactagagaagcacgcggcacgcgcagcctctgtgaatgtctggaactgcactgcgctgcacgtctaccaaaacaccgcttctcttaaacgttctaaaaggacaagctgattaaacttgacacttgcacgcagcttgtgtttctctatgctatactcgatcctagctccgcaccgcaagtctccatgtgcgTTCGCAAGTGCACATCCCAGCAACttgccaaaaaccaaaaaggttgtcgtttCAGGTTTCAtaattggtgttgaaaattaatatttataatgtaaaaagaaaaacaagaagaaatacattatcattgtattttaagtgtacttaaaataagtaaataagtataagtatttattgttcattaaaaagtaactacttttttacttttatttttaataggtaaatataatttgtcacactatgtgcaatgtgagcaccaaaccgaatctccaggtgctctcttgagaaccaggtagaaaaacttatgtgcacccctgcatataatgactattaatattgaacatcaaactggtggtgtttcttaacattttctaaatacagagcacaaattcattgcatccTCTTTTtattgacaggatatattgACCCTTGCGACCGATACTGATtattggccaatatatcggtgcatctgtaattataattattataattatatcatTTATAACCAAGAATACTTTTTTAAGAGAAAACCATTTGGTTTTTGTCTTAGTTTATACATTGTGGcttagtaaataaatactatttgTCACTTTCAGCTCTCTCGAAATTCTCTATGACAGTTGTACTGTGAACTTTATTGTTAATCTGGGTCTTTATCCAGTAAGCAATATGCACTTGTGCAAGCACTGATATCAGATTTATGATAACTGTGTGAAGGGATGGCATCATTTCCTGCCAAGATTTAGTTGTCGGTGATTCTGGCTTGTTGcataatatgcacaaacaaaccATTAAGACACACTGATACTTGAATCATGTTTGTGGTCACTTTTGATTCCTCTTGAGTTTTCTTGCTGTAGGTTGCAGTGCTTTTAATGGACACACAAGGAGCATTTGATTCTCAGTCGACTGTGAAGGACTGTGCGACTATTTTTGCCCTCAGCACCATGACCAGCTCTGTCCAGGTTGATTCAaagctgttttgtttttctttatatacatatatacttgTCTTTCCTTTTATGTTCTCAGACATTCAGCACAACCCACCATAACgctgtacatttatttttttgtagattTATAACCTGTCACAGAATATTCAGGAAGATGATCTACAACAGCTTCAGGTTAGTTCAATTACAAGTATGGAGAAATACAACTCGGTATCTGCCAGATACTTCACTGGTTAGAATACTCTGCAAACTTTTCAAATTGACCTTCCTTTGTGCATTTGGCTGCTGTAGGCACTAATAGATATTTTCCTACAGAATCCCTCACCCGAATCTTACTGTTACTACAGAATACATTTGGATAGTCTTTATATAGtcataatatttgtatatgttaTTTACCTTAATGGCGGCAGTCTACTTTTCATATTCTGTGCTTTTGATGTAAGCGCCAGTTGAGTGTTTATGGTTTTTTATTCTTAACATTTTCATTAACGTTGTGAAATCAGTATTGCTGATGTGACATTtctgaataaaagaaaaacaaagaaatcgtCTTTATTCTACAGAGAAATGtagaaatgaaacattttaatggAATGCAGTGATCATgccaaaaatcttttttaaagatttgttgcatttatacatacacatacagtatgtttacatatactgtatggtttaacagtgtttttattattcTCCACCTACCGTATACTTgggtttaaaatgtattttacctGCTTCATGTAATGCTTTTCAAACTTAGTATGACTGTTGTAACATTGTTTTTGTATGTCTGTAGCTGTTTACAGAGTATGGCCGTCTGGCAATGGATGAAATATTTCTGAAGCCTTTTCAGGTAAAAACAAATCATgtcgttaaagggatagttaaagttaaaaatcctgtcatgaattacccaacctcaagttgttccaaacctgtatacatttctttgttctgttgaatagaagggaagatatttggaaaaatgttagcaactgagatttctggggcaccattgactaccatagtagaaataaataaaacggtagtcaaatgtgccagaacagtttgttttcctaaattcttcaaaatatcaccttttgtgttcaacagaacaaagaaatatacaatatttttttctactatggtagtcaatggcgcCCCAGAAAtcacagttgctaacattcttccaaatatatttctttgtcttcaatcaaacaaagaaatgtatacaagtttgaaacaacctgatggtgagtaaatgatgagagaattttaattttagttcaaAAACTTTCATCAAGTTTGTCTGGGTGTAAGTGACACATGTGCTATGCGTTCTAATTTGTATTTCAAACTTTGTGGTTTTCACTTGGCATTCATGTAGTTTATTGAGCACAATATCTTTAGGGCCCAAAAAACACTGTGGCGGCACTGATACAGTGATGGGAACCGCATTGTCGCAGATGTGTTAATCTAAAGattgaaataaatacatacaatgCCATTATActtaaaaaagtatatattagATAGGAATCAAACTGAAAATGCATGTTTCTGTATGTGTTTAAGCAGGAGAAAATACCTTTTCATGCCATTTTAACTCTTTCCATTCCCGCAGTCTCTTATGTTCCTGGTCAGAGATTGGAGTTTCCCTTATGAATACAAATATGGGTTCAAGGGAGGAAGTGATTTCCTGGACAAACGTCTGCAAGTATGTGATTACACACAACTTTAGGAACTTGTGGTCTTTCCGTTAAGTGCGTGTATTGATCTCTCTGTTTTGTGTTGTGGCGTTCAGGTGAAGCAGAGTCAGCACGAGGAGCTTCAGACAGTGAGAGAACACATTCACTCCTGCTTCACCTCCATTTCCTGTTTTCTCTTACCACACCCTGGCCTCAATGTGGCAACAAGCCCTGCTTTCAAAGGACAGCTGTGTGGTATAGACTGCATTCTTGTTTTAATATTCATACACACTGTACATTATTCTGCCAGGACTAAAGATGGGCATGAGTTATCAGAAGTGGTAGCTGGGGTTTGTTGTGAAAATGGAGTCATTTAAACTAAACCATTTAACATGAAATCCATCAGAATGGATCTTTATCCATTTCAATTCAACCATCCATTTACATCtgtattgatttttttgtgttgacTTGCATCAAGCTTTCTAAATGCTCATCTCTCCAAACATCTGTCCGTCTTTGAATGTGTGTCTCAGATGTGGCTGCAGAGTTCAAGGATGAGTTGCGTGTCCTCATTACACACCTGCTGAATCCTGATGAACTGGCTGTGAAGGAGATCAATGGGAATAAAGTGACCTGCAGGGGCCTGTTGGAGTACTTTAAGGTGAGCACACACCTGGCCCCATGTGATCTTGTTTGTCAGCAAGCGTTTTtcttatgttgtttttcttatctaTCAGGCATATATCAAGATATATCAGGGAGAAGACCTTCCGCACCCTAAATCAATGCTGGAGGTAAACCTATTCacagtattattaatatttgacAGTTTCTTAATATGTCtatgaatatttcatttaatccaTTCAGGCTACAGCAGAGGCCAATAATCTTGCGGCAGTTGCGGCAGCTAAAGACCAGTACTACAAGAATATGGAGAAGGTTTGTATGATGATTGGAATGCATTGAACACCCATTACATAGGAGTTTACACCCATAAAATGTTCTGATAGTATGCTtgctgtgtgttgttttgttagtctgaaaaataatcttgatttttttttcaaaaattattttggggTTCCCAAAAGAGTCGATCATATAAAGCTCGACATGGCCAGGTGTAAATGTCTTCTGTTTAATTGCAAAACATCTGTGGGCATTGTATtgctttgtgtttacataatgcatgTAATTCTCACATATTTCTCATATACATTATAAACCTTTCCAAACTAAATTCACTTTTAGGTGTGCGGTGGCGATCTGCCTTATGTGGCCCCTGAAACACTGGAGGAAAAGCAGCGTTTCTTAATGCAAGAAGCTCTCCGTCTCTTCACTAACACTAAGAAGATGGGTGGGCGAGATTTCTGTAACCGTTATCAGGAACAGTTGGAAGCTGAGCTGAAGGAGATGTGGGAGTCGTTCAGTAAGCACAACGAGGTGGGTAATGTAAAAACTAAAACCTAAAATAAGCAGGATTAGTTTGCAAGAACTGTGGTGGTGTTTTagtattacattttttgcaCACTTTGTTCTTTGTTTGAAGAACACAATGTAAGATCtgattaatatgaatatttttctgtttttcttttcagtcaAAGAATTTGTTTAGTGCTTTCAGGACACCTGCGGTGCTTTTTGTCGTGATTTGCCTGCTGTATGTGCTGTCAGGACTCTTGCTCTTCATTGGCCTGGAAACGATTTCCTTTGCATGTGACTGTGTAATCGGTCTGGCCATGATTGCTATGTTGACCTGGGCCTTTATCCGATACTCTGGCCAATACAGAGAAGTAGGCACAGCCATAGACAAGGCCGCCGGAGTCGTCCTGGAGCAGGTAAAATATATAAACCTTAAAATggttataaaaatgaaaccacaaaaatgaatttattaaacaatgttgTCCTTTCTGTTTCCAGGCCACAGACGCATTAAACAAGACGAGAGGCCAGGGTCAGCGGGCTGTTgaacacaagaaaacaagatagCTTCTCAGGCAAACCAAAGATGCCAAAACGAGATGCAAACTGCACAGGAGCGACCAATAATACGATACCAAATAATAACGCACATCTCCAAGCATAGCACTTAAATCTTTTAATGCTTATTTTGACAGAATATCTAGAACCAGATTTTTTATATCAATGCAAACCAATAAGACCAAAAATCACAACCAGCGGGTAATTTTTCAGGGACAGGTATGGATTTAGCACAAGGGCTAAACTCTCCATAGTTGCATTGATACATTCGCAGTTCATTCCAATACAGCCAAAGACTTCTGTAGTGACACAGACATCCTTACTAGCTGGATGGGGTCCTTTTACTAGATAGCACTCTGTAGACATgctgtcttgtttttttctttagccAGAAGTACCTTTGCACAATAACTAGCATTATTCATTAAATCCTGAGCTTACGTTGTATAGTATTAAAAATGTACCTACACTATGTTATGGGACCTTTGCAAGAGCTTTACTATGATCTTTGCACCAAACTGTGGCCTTCTATGCATTCCATCAGTCCAGCTTATACAGTCATCTAGGATTTCTTTGGAAAATCATGTTAATCATTTCTAATGTCTTTGCACTTTTTGGGGGTTCATAATCAGGTTTTACACATACTACTCCATTACAATATTCATAAGTGCTTGACTGGTGCTACGCACTTCTTCTAAACTGCTATCGAGTTGTTGCGTGTCTAATATAGACACATTCATGAAGATGTACTGAAAGTATTGAGAGAAAAGTCAATGTTAACGGTTTAACGGTGTCTTGAAGAATGCTCAATCAGTGTACTCGGTTCTCTTTTTCTGAGAGATAAAGCTGTTGTTTAATGCATTTTTCATTAGTAAACATCAGTTTCTGTAGgtttgtttatgtatattttggGTATTAATGTTGTACTTTGGTTTTTGGTCAGCTTGAGTAGTTTTCCGAGTGGTGTTGCTCTTATTCTTATTACATTTCATGTCCCACCGATCACAGTAGTTCTGTTGTACcatgtataaaaaataatggTACTTGTAAGTGTGGTATTgttgaaatattttgttttcaggTATATGTCAAGTAGCTGACAGTATACACCCAGATTTTAATGAAAGGAAAATTTACAAGGAAAATATGGATTTTATGGTaaagtctttttttttcattccagTCACCAGAGCCTCATTTAGAGGCTTTGAAGGTGTTCTGTGGTCTgtgcacttttttattttatacaccTTGCCAAAACTGACCAACAGGGATCATTCTGCCAccttatatacattatatatatatattcttaaataaatcataaaacttTATGCATGCAGTGGATAGGGTCTTGGTTGCTGCGTAATTAAATGACCGTATGACAATTTAAACCAGAAGTCAACAATGCACACTAGATGTCAGCATTAATGggatgtctgtctgtgtctttgAGCACCATTTTTTGCTGCCATGGCCACTGCCGTCATTTAAATCACGTGAACCTACAAATAAGTTTAGAAACCAATGACGTTGGATTCCTTTCAGATTGAAAATAAAGTGGCTATTGTATACCGCTTGGTCAGCGGacgttttcttttctcttttgtcGTTTCATTCTTCACTGCTGCAAAATCGCTCCCTCTAGCGCGTGCTGCCTGAATGTTTCCTATAGAATTGAAACGTCCTCGTTTCCTTATATGGCGATTGGAGTCGCGAACCGCCTGATGTGCGCGGCTTCGGCTGATGCGCGCTCACGACTGTCACCATTTGCTTCCTTATTTGGAAGCGAGTTAAGCGAACCTTAAAAAGGGGCAGAGACAAGCACAAAAGGTTAGTCGCGGAGAGCAGGATGTCTTGAGAATAACTAACAAACATTGCACCCAGTGTAGTATGTGTTTTAGTCAAATTAGCAGTTCGTTACCAAAGGAATTTTCCACATGTCTAGTCACAATGCGTCAAATAGAAACCCTCCCGTTCAATAATTTCCTCAACCCTATTCAtttatgaatgaaattaataaatcaagTGGCTAGtctacatttttgaaaaaaatgtttaatgatttatatactaaatatataaaatatactaaatataatataaattatataatgacataaattaaaataaacgtttacatttttaaatatactcttacatttttaaatacttatCAATTTGTAATTGATGTTAAACACACAAAGTgcctttaaatgtaatatacttttttatatcatttataatttattttatcagCGCATCCTGAGATTAATTGTTTCCTGCGTTACAGATAAAAGGTATTTCAAGTGTCAATTAGTGAGCATACTGTACAGGTGTATATTTAAATGTCCTCAATTTATGTTGACTAAAGAACTCCAGCTCCCATAACACACCGATAAGCGCGTGACATGGTTGCTCGTTCCCATCTGTCTCACGGCCACGCGCAAAAGGGCGCGTCCGTGAATTGTTTCAAGTGTGCGAGACCGAAGGACTGCATCACTGCTCATTCAATTTCTCCCCAGACGCCGACTAGCACAGAGATACAACCATGGTATGTCCACgcttaaataattatataatttaccTTTagtttaaacttattttaatgTTGTCTTTGTAATAAGAGTGTGGTCTTATTCGTTTTtatgtgaataaataatgtgaaATCGGCAGTATTCGATTGACGCCTTTCTTGAATGCGAAGGCTTCGCTCCGTACGCAGGTTATCTGAAGTGACAAGGATTGTTGcaattaatgattttttttactggcTCACTTACCAGGGCCCACGGGTCCTATTTTTAAACGTGGAATTACACTCGCCCTTCTAGGTTGTTTTATGCTTGTGCGTGGCCTTTAGCTATTCGGATGCTGTGAGATTTACAaaaaagcctgaaaaataacTGGCGCCATTTCCCCGCTCCGCTTCTTTATTTCCGTGTATTCAGGCCCAGGAAAGGCCTTTCTGTGCACTTGACACACCACCCGCAGGCCCAAACGCTTTACAAATCCGTAACATTGCACGGAAAATGAAGGAGGAGTTGAACAAATCGTTTACCTCCGGCCGGTTGTGTGTATTATCGTTAAACTATTTTAGCCGTCAAGATGAAGCGCTTCCTCGAGCCTGTTCTTTGTCTGAATAAGGCCATTGGCGGCATCCTGAACACACTATCGTTTTTACCGCACTAGAGAGGTTGCGTGCATGTGTATAAACGAACATGCCATCATAATATAGAagcattaaatgtttatttctttgaaaAAGGCATCAACTTGGCGGTTTAATAGAACACATGCACGAACACTGCGATCGTGGCCCCACCCTAATTCTTTGATGCACAGAAGATGGTCTTGGTTATTTCTTTGGGCAGAAAAAGAACTAGAG is from Triplophysa rosa linkage group LG13, Trosa_1v2, whole genome shotgun sequence and encodes:
- the atl3 gene encoding atlastin-3, which translates into the protein MGTEPGPVQIVKVNKENHSFDLDTKALSRILLAPEVRDKNVVVLSVAGAFRKGKSFLLDFMLRYMYRNMKAGQDWLGQENEPLTGFSWRGGSEPETTGIQLWSEVFVVQKKDGSEVAVLLMDTQGAFDSQSTVKDCATIFALSTMTSSVQIYNLSQNIQEDDLQQLQLFTEYGRLAMDEIFLKPFQSLMFLVRDWSFPYEYKYGFKGGSDFLDKRLQVKQSQHEELQTVREHIHSCFTSISCFLLPHPGLNVATSPAFKGQLCDVAAEFKDELRVLITHLLNPDELAVKEINGNKVTCRGLLEYFKAYIKIYQGEDLPHPKSMLEATAEANNLAAVAAAKDQYYKNMEKVCGGDLPYVAPETLEEKQRFLMQEALRLFTNTKKMGGRDFCNRYQEQLEAELKEMWESFSKHNESKNLFSAFRTPAVLFVVICLLYVLSGLLLFIGLETISFACDCVIGLAMIAMLTWAFIRYSGQYREVGTAIDKAAGVVLEQATDALNKTRGQGQRAVEHKKTR